The Xenorhabdus doucetiae genome has a window encoding:
- the gluQRS gene encoding tRNA glutamyl-Q(34) synthetase GluQRS produces the protein MTQSEHSSLYIGRFAPSPSGDLHFGSLVTALGSYLQARACHGKWLMRIDDIDPPREVAGAANRILQALEHYGLCWDGAVLYQSQRHDAYRAILDQLKQQGDSYCCICSRQRIQQRGGFYDGHCRHLHLPAHNAAIRLKQHHPVYGFDDKLQGHITVSTEMAEEDFIIYRKDGLFAYNLVVVIDDNYQGITEIVRGADLIEPTVRQLSLYQRLHFAAPDYVHLPLVLNKEGNKLSKQNHAQPIPLGDPRPLLIDALSFLNQPAIAGWQDLTTEQLLQQAIVGWNINAVPPKKHNP, from the coding sequence ATGACGCAATCTGAACATTCCTCGTTATATATTGGGCGCTTCGCACCCTCTCCTTCCGGCGATCTCCATTTTGGTTCCCTGGTGACGGCACTGGGCAGTTATCTGCAAGCCCGCGCTTGCCACGGAAAATGGTTGATGCGGATTGATGATATTGATCCCCCACGGGAAGTTGCCGGCGCTGCCAACCGGATATTGCAAGCTCTTGAGCATTACGGACTTTGCTGGGATGGCGCAGTGCTCTACCAATCCCAACGCCATGACGCTTACCGTGCCATCCTTGATCAATTAAAACAGCAAGGCGATAGCTATTGCTGCATCTGTAGCCGCCAACGCATCCAGCAACGGGGCGGCTTTTATGATGGTCATTGCCGGCATCTGCACCTGCCAGCGCATAACGCCGCCATTCGCCTGAAACAGCATCATCCGGTTTATGGTTTTGACGATAAATTGCAGGGCCATATCACTGTATCCACTGAAATGGCTGAGGAAGATTTCATTATTTATCGCAAAGACGGTTTATTTGCCTATAATCTTGTCGTGGTTATTGATGATAACTATCAAGGCATCACTGAAATTGTCAGAGGCGCGGATTTAATTGAACCCACGGTTCGCCAGCTATCTCTGTATCAGCGCTTGCATTTTGCAGCACCCGATTATGTGCATTTACCTCTCGTGCTAAATAAAGAGGGAAATAAACTTTCGAAGCAAAATCATGCCCAGCCGATCCCCTTGGGCGATCCAAGACCATTGCTTATTGATGCGTTATCATTTTTGAATCAACCCGCTATCGCAGGCTGGCAAGATCTCACCACCGAGCAACTGCTACAGCAAGCGATTGTCGGTTGGAATATAAACGCGGTTCCGCCAAAGAAACATAACCCATAG
- the folK gene encoding 2-amino-4-hydroxy-6-hydroxymethyldihydropteridine diphosphokinase, whose product MTLVYIAIGSNLADPLQQVNNALAALKQIPDTTFVVQSSFYRTKPMGPQDQPDYLNLAVVLDTQLSPEILLDHTQAIERAQGRVRKDERWGPRTLDLDIMLFGDHIINTERLTVPHYGLKQREFMLYPLAEIAPDLVFPDGETLAEQLKLVPEHGLTLWV is encoded by the coding sequence ATGACGCTAGTCTATATCGCCATTGGCAGTAATCTGGCCGACCCTTTGCAGCAAGTCAATAACGCACTTGCTGCGCTGAAACAGATCCCTGATACCACGTTTGTTGTTCAATCCTCTTTTTACCGAACAAAACCCATGGGGCCACAGGATCAACCTGATTATCTCAACCTTGCCGTCGTATTGGACACCCAGTTATCACCAGAGATATTGCTTGATCACACGCAAGCCATTGAACGGGCTCAAGGACGTGTTCGCAAGGATGAACGCTGGGGGCCTAGAACGCTCGATTTGGATATCATGCTGTTTGGCGATCACATCATCAACACCGAACGCTTGACCGTTCCCCATTATGGATTAAAACAGCGTGAATTTATGCTCTACCCGCTGGCAGAAATTGCACCAGACCTGGTGTTTCCCGATGGGGAAACCTTAGCAGAGCAATTAAAACTCGTTCCAGAACATGGCCTGACGCTTTGGGTCTAG
- the panB gene encoding 3-methyl-2-oxobutanoate hydroxymethyltransferase, producing MKPTTLADLSQLKKAKRKFATITAYDASFAHLFAEQGINVMLIGDSLGMTVQGFDSTLPVTIEDIAYHTRSVRAGAPQAFLIADMPFMSYATPEQSFGNAAALMRSGANMVKIEGGDWLCDTVKMLAERAVPVCGHLGLTPQSVNILGGYKVQGRDESSAQTLLNDAIALEKAGMQLLVLECVPTALAQRITEALDIPVIGIGAGNMTDGQILVMHDALGITTRPPKFAKDFLKETGNIRDAIRLYIEQVESAAYPDQAHSFN from the coding sequence ATGAAACCAACAACCCTGGCGGATCTCAGTCAGTTAAAAAAAGCCAAGCGCAAATTCGCCACTATCACCGCTTACGATGCCAGTTTCGCCCACCTTTTCGCCGAACAGGGCATTAATGTCATGCTGATTGGCGATTCACTCGGCATGACCGTGCAGGGATTCGACTCAACCCTGCCCGTCACGATTGAAGATATCGCTTACCACACCCGCAGCGTTCGCGCCGGTGCTCCGCAGGCTTTTCTCATCGCCGATATGCCTTTCATGAGCTATGCGACCCCTGAACAAAGTTTTGGCAACGCGGCGGCATTAATGCGTTCTGGTGCCAATATGGTCAAAATTGAGGGTGGGGATTGGCTGTGTGATACCGTCAAAATGCTGGCCGAACGTGCCGTCCCCGTTTGCGGACATTTGGGTCTGACACCACAATCCGTTAATATCCTCGGCGGTTATAAAGTTCAGGGACGTGATGAATCCTCCGCCCAGACGTTACTCAACGATGCCATTGCCCTGGAAAAAGCGGGTATGCAGCTACTGGTGTTAGAATGTGTGCCGACTGCGCTGGCCCAGCGTATCACTGAAGCCCTGGACATTCCGGTCATTGGTATTGGGGCGGGCAATATGACGGATGGCCAAATTCTGGTTATGCACGATGCCCTCGGCATTACCACAAGGCCGCCTAAATTTGCCAAAGACTTCCTCAAAGAAACGGGCAACATCAGGGATGCCATCCGCTTATACATTGAACAAGTAGAAAGCGCTGCCTATCCCGATCAAGCACATTCATTCAATTGA
- the pcnB gene encoding polynucleotide adenylyltransferase PcnB, whose translation MKKKSAKATPSDSPITVIPREQHPISRKDISDNALKVLYRLNKSGFEAYLVGGGVRDLLLHKKPKDFDIATNATPEQVRKLFRNCRLVGRRFRLAHIMFGPDVIEVATFRGPHDQIENNDRSQSHKAQSGMLLRDNIFGSVEEDAVRRDFTINSLYYGIEDFALRDYIGGMADLNAGIIRLIGDPETRYREDPVRMLRAVRFAGKLDMTIEPATAEPIPRLAFLLKEIPSARLFEESLKLLQSGQGYKTYKLLREYHLFQPLFPLIQRSFTQGDDSPMEKLLAQVLKNTDFRLQNDKKVNPAFLFAAMLWYPLIEHAEKLTQESGLQYYDAFALAMNDILDEQCRSIAIPKRHTTTMRDIWLLQLRLPRRQGKRANKLMEHPKFRAAYDLLELRASIEPRHELKELVRWWAEFQQSTPSQQRGMIAELGSEPIRRRTRPRRGVGSGGGRIRQNRNNS comes from the coding sequence ATGAAGAAAAAATCCGCCAAGGCAACGCCTTCGGACTCTCCGATCACGGTGATCCCACGAGAGCAGCACCCTATTTCACGTAAAGACATTAGTGATAATGCCCTGAAGGTTTTGTATCGCCTGAATAAATCCGGTTTTGAGGCTTATCTGGTCGGTGGCGGAGTGCGTGATCTCTTGCTGCACAAAAAACCCAAAGATTTTGATATCGCTACCAATGCGACACCTGAGCAAGTTCGTAAACTGTTCCGTAACTGTCGTCTGGTCGGGCGCCGTTTTCGCCTTGCCCATATCATGTTTGGCCCGGATGTGATTGAAGTGGCGACTTTCCGCGGGCCACATGATCAAATAGAAAACAATGACCGCAGCCAGTCACATAAAGCTCAAAGCGGTATGTTACTGCGTGATAATATTTTCGGTTCAGTGGAAGAAGATGCAGTGCGCCGCGATTTCACGATCAATAGCCTCTACTATGGCATTGAAGACTTCGCCCTGCGGGATTACATCGGTGGCATGGCCGATCTGAACGCAGGCATCATTCGCCTGATTGGTGATCCGGAAACCCGCTATCGGGAAGATCCCGTGCGGATGCTGCGTGCTGTCCGTTTCGCCGGCAAACTGGATATGACCATTGAGCCAGCCACGGCGGAACCTATCCCGCGTCTCGCCTTTCTGTTGAAAGAGATTCCATCAGCCCGTCTGTTCGAAGAATCTCTCAAACTGTTACAGTCAGGGCAAGGTTACAAGACCTATAAACTGCTGCGGGAATATCATCTGTTCCAGCCATTGTTTCCGCTGATTCAGCGCAGTTTTACCCAAGGTGATGATTCACCGATGGAAAAACTGCTGGCACAGGTGCTGAAAAATACCGATTTTCGCTTGCAAAATGACAAGAAAGTGAATCCGGCTTTCTTATTTGCGGCCATGCTGTGGTATCCGCTGATTGAACATGCAGAGAAACTGACACAAGAAAGCGGATTGCAGTATTACGATGCTTTTGCGTTAGCCATGAATGATATTCTTGATGAACAGTGCCGCTCCATTGCGATCCCGAAACGCCATACCACCACGATGCGCGATATCTGGTTGCTTCAGCTTCGCCTGCCGCGTCGTCAAGGCAAACGGGCGAATAAACTAATGGAACATCCGAAGTTCCGTGCCGCCTATGATTTACTGGAATTACGTGCCAGTATTGAACCACGCCATGAACTGAAAGAGTTGGTGCGATGGTGGGCTGAATTCCAACAGTCAACCCCATCACAACAGCGCGGAATGATAGCAGAACTGGGCAGCGAACCGATTCGCCGCAGAACACGCCCCCGTCGTGGTGTTGGTAGTGGTGGTGGACGCATTCGTCAGAACAGGAACAACAGTTAA
- the dksA gene encoding RNA polymerase-binding protein DksA, with protein sequence MQEGQKRKTSSLSILAIAGVEPYQEKPGEEYMNDAQLKHFKLILEAWRNQLRDEVDRTVSHMQDEAANFPDPVDRAAQEEEFSLELRNRDRERKLIKKIEKTLKKVEEEDFGYCESCGVEIGIRRLEARPTADLCIDCKTLAEIREKQMAG encoded by the coding sequence ATGCAAGAAGGGCAAAAACGTAAAACCTCGTCCTTGAGCATTCTCGCCATCGCTGGGGTAGAACCTTACCAGGAAAAGCCAGGCGAAGAATACATGAACGATGCCCAGTTAAAGCATTTCAAGCTGATTCTGGAAGCATGGCGCAATCAACTCAGGGATGAAGTAGACCGTACTGTATCTCATATGCAAGATGAGGCAGCAAACTTCCCTGATCCAGTTGACCGTGCGGCGCAAGAAGAAGAGTTCAGTCTTGAATTACGTAACCGGGATCGTGAGCGTAAGTTGATCAAAAAGATCGAGAAAACGCTGAAAAAAGTCGAGGAAGAGGACTTTGGTTATTGTGAATCCTGTGGGGTTGAAATCGGCATTCGCCGTTTAGAAGCTCGCCCAACAGCCGATTTATGTATTGACTGTAAGACGTTGGCCGAAATTCGTGAAAAGCAAATGGCTGGCTAA
- the sfsA gene encoding DNA/RNA nuclease SfsA — translation MEFSPPLKSATLIRRYKRFLADVLTPAGETLTIHCANTGAMTGCATPGDTVWYSTSDNPKRKYPHSWELTQTQEGHWICVNTLRANELVYQAIEHNIISELSGYEYIHREIRYGEEKSRIDLLLQAKQRVDCYIEVKSVTLLQENCGYFPDAVTIRGQKHLRELSLIAQQGQRAVLLFAVLHSGISQVAAAKHIDPDYALLLEQACQSGVEVICYQASMTENGMVLSHKLPFLSM, via the coding sequence ATGGAATTTTCACCTCCCCTGAAGTCTGCTACCTTAATCCGCCGCTATAAACGCTTTCTTGCAGATGTCCTCACGCCGGCAGGGGAAACGCTCACAATACACTGTGCCAACACGGGTGCCATGACAGGCTGCGCTACGCCGGGAGATACCGTGTGGTATTCCACCTCAGATAATCCCAAGCGCAAGTACCCGCATAGCTGGGAATTGACGCAGACCCAAGAGGGGCACTGGATTTGTGTCAATACCCTCAGGGCCAATGAGTTGGTTTATCAGGCCATTGAACACAATATTATCTCGGAATTGTCTGGATATGAGTATATTCATCGTGAAATTCGCTATGGCGAAGAGAAAAGCCGTATCGATTTATTGTTACAAGCAAAACAAAGAGTTGATTGCTATATTGAAGTCAAGTCAGTGACATTGTTACAAGAAAACTGTGGATATTTTCCTGATGCCGTCACAATTCGGGGGCAAAAACATTTACGTGAGCTATCATTGATAGCACAACAAGGTCAGCGTGCTGTCTTGTTATTTGCTGTTTTACATTCTGGGATCAGTCAGGTTGCGGCAGCAAAACATATTGACCCTGATTATGCGCTTCTTTTGGAACAAGCGTGCCAATCCGGGGTCGAAGTAATCTGTTATCAGGCCAGCATGACAGAAAATGGGATGGTTCTCAGTCACAAATTACCTTTTCTATCAATGTGA